The DNA region TAACCGCTTATTTTGGTGTGGTAATAGTGATTGTAATTGTTACCTATTTTTGCAGAACGCTTTGCAGATACAGTTTAAGACAATTTAATATGTGATAATTTCAATATAATTTTGACTGACAtgtaataattttattgttaaagtttttatttGGAGCAGTAAATGTTCTCACGTGTCTTGTATCTGAAACTTGTCGTATACACGACTGGAGCGATTGCCCCCGTCATTACTTGACATTTTCCGGGAATGCAATGGCTTCTCAAATGCCACAGTAACCTTGCGACACAAGAGAGTTTTGATGAAGGCAACGTAGCCTTTCCGAAACGTCGGGTTCGTGGCTGCGTAAATCACACAGTTGATACTGCTATTCGCGTGACATAAGTTCACGAAGACTACGTACACGGTCCGGTTCCAAGTGTTCTTGGTATCGAAGAGAACGTAAACTGTGTAAGGTGCCCACATGATGAGAAAGACAAGCCAGAGCGTCATGACGGTGCGGAGTAGAGTCATATCCCTTCTTTTAATCCCACGTTGGCCCATGCCCACTGCTCCTTCACTCATTCGCCGTAGAGTCCGTCGACTCTCCCGGACGAACAGTAGGATTCGAACATAACTGAAGCTGACTGCGACGACTGGAACACCGACACCAACGGATACCAGGAATACGGTGTAGCTTAGAGAGGCCGTGTAGTTGAATGTACAGAACATGACCTTTGGGTCATAGGCGTGGCCTCCCCAACCAAGAAAGGCGGGTAGGTCCATTAAAAAGGCACATATCCACAACGTAGCCACCATCGCAGCCATGTTGATTCCGGGAGTGTATATCCTGTGATACCTATAAAGACAAATGGAAGATCTGGTCATTACCTATTATCACAATTTCTCCTGACTGGCCAAGTCAAGGTCGTTAACTCGCTGGATTTTTTACAACATAGACTGGTCCGCTGTCTCAGGGGAATTCCCCAATTGACACGTACATGCACACACAAGCCTTTTAATAATGTTATTTAACACACCTGACCTCACACGTGCACATTTTCATGGGTCAGCCCCAAAaatgatgaaaaccatttcTAGATGTCCTGGAAGGGTTATCCCTCGGTGTAGAAACGTCCCATAAGTATGTGCCTTTGAGGGGCTTCATTCTACGTAAGACTTCGACATAGATGCTACAATGTAACGTGTTGCTTCGGTGCCCTATCCCTTCATGTATTGGTCACTCGCTGGTTAAAGTGCACCATAATGCATTACCTCAATCAAATCATAAACCATTGACCTTTTCCCAAAGgagcaacatttatttttttgtttgagatATTACTCTCATTATTGGTTAATGAATTATATACATTTTAGTGGAAATATCGACTAAAAGCAATGATGTAATCGGCTGTGTAATTTGGAAGCCAAGCAAGGAAGCGAAATGTTTGAGTACCGTGTCAAACGTGGACACCGGTTCGTGTTGTACTCTCGTTCATGTTGTCTGCAATCATGAAATCACGGGCGATCTCAATCCAACTACAGGCCTTATGACGCCAACATGTTTTCAAATGGTACACATAAAGACACAGAACGACCAAAGTCAAGCCGCCAAATGTGCCCAATAAAAATGTCAGCGACTGAAAATGGGGCAATGCAGTTTCAATAAGGAACTTATTGCCCATAACAAAACGTAACATAGTTTGGTATAAAGGCTAATGGTAAAATTAGTTCACTACAAGGGATAAAAATAGTTTACGGGTTGGGGCATGTTTAGACTTGGTTCAAGTCGGGTCTGGTGCTAACTGTATTGAATTAGGCGAATAAGGACTCGACGAAAGTCCGACTTGGGTCAGGTGCAGAGCATTGCTCTGACATTACAAAAGGACAACTATAAATATCATTACAGCGTCTGGTTCACTTGCACTTTTGGATAGAACATTTCACCGTGCCTCAATTAGGACTGCAGGCCCTTTCCCTTGTTATAAGTGTAAATGTACATCCCATAAGACTATGGAACAGTAATCAGAGACAACACGCTATTCAACCATAGTGGCAATTTAAAGGCAAATACCTTAGGTTTTGGGGACCGTTCGATCGGTTTAATTCTATAGACGTTTGGcctatacaataaaactaacctacTTATCAAACGT from Asterias rubens chromosome 7, eAstRub1.3, whole genome shotgun sequence includes:
- the LOC117293059 gene encoding melatonin receptor type 1B-B-like, which translates into the protein MMMSTIQGIEPSWSQLPVGITPPGMETQKWNMYLNDTITNTWFLGITLVLGVAGTLGNVMVIGAVLVHKPLRRLPNVFIVNLACADLCVSALIQFSTVHSILKKNGTPMFKDQPALCDFFGFLCTTSCTCSLWSIMAISINRYVCICHNSLYHRIYTPGINMAAMVATLWICAFLMDLPAFLGWGGHAYDPKVMFCTFNYTASLSYTVFLVSVGVGVPVVAVSFSYVRILLFVRESRRTLRRMSEGAVGMGQRGIKRRDMTLLRTVMTLWLVFLIMWAPYTVYVLFDTKNTWNRTVYVVFVNLCHANSSINCVIYAATNPTFRKGYVAFIKTLLCRKVTVAFEKPLHSRKMSSNDGGNRSSRVYDKFQIQDT